The Nitrospirota bacterium DNA window TGTTTTTTTCTGGCAAGCATTTCTTTCCGCTTCAGCAGGCAATTTCTGCCGTCTGGGCATTATTATTAATAAGTAACGTTTATAAAATAATTCCTTCCTCCCGATATTCGCTCAACTTGTTTCTAAGAGTCCGGACACCTATGTTCAACAATTTTGCAGCCCTGGTCCTGTTCCAGTTAACCTCCTCGAGTGTCTTTAGAATAAGGGCCGTTTCCATTTCCCTTACTGACATTCCTGCAGATATTGATGATGGGGCATTCTGGTTTTCTCTGCTGTCATCAATCATCATATGACCCGGCAGAAGTGTATCGCCTTCTGCAATGAGGATAGCCCTCTCAATTATATTTTCAAGTTCTCTAATGTTCCCCTTCCAATCATGATTTACCAATAGATCGCGAGCCTCGCCGGCGACCTTTGTCACGAGATCTTTATTCCCGCGTAATCTCTTGTCCTGGTGTTTTTTTATAAAGTGATCTGTAAGTTCGGGTATATCAACCTTTCTATCTCTAAGTGGAGGAAGCAGCATAGGAAATACATTTAGTCTATAATAAAGATCCTCCCTGAACCTGCCCTCTTCGACCTCCTTTTTAAGAGATCTGTTTGTAGTGGCTATCACGCGGATGTCTACATATACAGGTTCCCTCCCGCCTATGGTATCAACCTGCCTCTCCTGCAGTACCCTCAACAACTTGGCCTGAAGCGGCAGGCTCATCTCTCCAACCTCATCCAGAAGGATCGTACCGGTGTTAGCCTGGATGAATTTACCATTTCGTTTACTGACAGCTCCTGTAAATGCCCCCTTCTCATGACCAAATAATTCGCTCTCAAGGAGCCCGTCAGGTATTGCTGCGCAATTTATTGCCACAAAAGGGCACTCTGCCCTGTAACTCCTCCTGTGAATAAACCTGGCAAGCATCTCTTTCCCGGTGCCGCTCTCACCCTCTATTAGAACTGTTACATCACTGAATGCTATCTCTTCAGCTGTCTTCAACAACCTGAGCATCCCCGGGTCTTTTGTTACAATCCCGGCGGTACGTCCTTCTTCATTTGAATTATTATTTATTACCCGGGCCGACTCAATACCCCGCCTGACTAAATCCTCAAGCGCATCAACAGAAAAAGGTTTCATTATATAGTCAAAAGCGCCCAGCTTCATGGCCTCTACGGCATTATCAATTGTTCCGTATGCAGTAATAAGGACTATAGGGACATCCGGTGAGCGTCTCTTGACCTCCTTTAATACAGTGACTCCGTCACCATTCGCCATCCTAACATCAGTTATAACCATATCAAATTTTCTTAATGAAATTTTCTGTATAGCCTCGTCTCCGCAGGCGGCTACTTCTACTGTATACCCGCATCTCCTGAGTGTTTCACTCATAGCATATCGCATTTCATAGTCGTCATCCGCCAGAAGTATCGTCTGCCCCATTACTCTCCCCCTTTTGAAGGCAAATTCATCACGAAGATGCTGCCATCCCCCGGTTTGCTATATGCCTTTATAGTCCACTTATGGGCACTCATAATATTGTGTACGATAGTAAGACCTAATCCTGAACCTTTTTCCTTAGTCGTAAAAAATGGGTCGAATATTTTATCTATGTCTTTAGAATCCATACCGGAACCGGTATCCTGAACGGAGATTACAATCCCGTTATTATCCTCATCCTTAAACACTTCGACAGATAGATTACCGCCATCTGTCATTGCCTGAAGTGAATTTAAGAACAGATTAAGGAATACCTGTCTTATCAATGTCTTGTCGCAATTTATCTGAAGGTTATCAGGAAAACATTTGTTTACACTGATGTACTTCTTGTTTATCAGATACGATACATCATCGAGACTGCCTTCAATTATTGCCCCTATATTCTCCGGTTCAAGCCTGGGTTTAGGTAATTTTGTGAAATGCAGCAGGTTTGATAAAACCGTATCAATATTCCTGACGCCATAAATGATATGACCCAGCAGCTCCTGCTTATCATGATCTCCAGCCAGCTCCTTCTTTAATAAAGATGAAATCAGTTCTATACTCCCCAGCGGGTTTCGTACGTCATGTACGATTTTTGTCACCATCCATCCCATTGCCTGGAGGCGATCATCTCTCTCAAGCGTTTCCCTTTTATTTATACTTTGTAAACTCTCTGATGACTTTGACTCCAGCCCTTTATCTTTCTGTTCCATTTTGCGGTATTCCATTGTCCTTAATTTATAATCCTTCTGCCCCAAATACAATGTCCTTTAATCGTTCTTCCGATGCCTGTTTAATAAGTTTATTCGTACCTTCTGTCAGCCCTGAAAATACCTTCTTAGCCTCACCTGACCTGCCCAGTCTGAGGAGGCAATCCCCTATCATAAACTCAACTGAGTCAGAGTCTTCCTTTAAATTCGTGTCCACTATTCCTGCCCTGTATGCATCCATGGCCTCCTGATATCTCTGCATACCATAGTAGGCATTTCCAAGCAGGATATAACCCTGTGATATGGCATCACTGTTCGCCTGTTTTCTGACTCCTCCAAGCATATCTCTGAGGACAGCTATGCTGTCTTCATTTTGCGCACTGTTTAGCAGAATAGTCGCGAGCTTTAAATAGACATCAGGATAACGGTATGGGGCATCTCTCATTACTTTATAAAAGTGATTGCCTGCCTTATCATACTCTTTAAGGTTATATAACCCGTATCCTGACATGGCCCTTGCTTCATTAACCTTTCCACTTTTTGGATACTCAGAGATAAACCGTCCGAGTTGATCAACTGACTTCCTGTCCTCACCGGTCCTGCCAAAAAGGCTGCCGGAATTAAACAGCGCCTGTTCTTTCCTGCTTCCATTGATCTCAATGATGCGGTCATATATCATATGTGCGTATTTATTAAGGTGAAGGCCTTCATGCATCAATGCTATCTCCATAAGAAGTCCTTCATCCTTTATATGCGGCAGGTAATTTTTGTAGCAGGCATGGTATAACATAAGGACACCTTGCTTATCTCCGCGGTCTAACCTGTCTCTTATTTGTGTCCCAATCCTCTCAATTGAGGTACTTAGAAATACAGATGCCTCATTACTCAGAGATTTATCAGGATGCCCGATCAATTCACTATAGACATCGAATGCCTCCTGACATTTCCCCTGCACTTCCATTACCCTGGCTCTCTTTAAGCGGGACATATTAATAAGGAGATCATTACCCGACAGCGTTTCAACATCTTTATAATATTTCAGGGAGTCCTGATATGATGTAAACGCTGATTTAGACGGTGAGATTGCATTGTTATTGCCCGCTGAATTGACTTGAAACTTAATGTCACCAAGGGCCAGCATGCTTTCAAATGCTTCATTACTATCATGAAAATAATTTATTACATCGAGGAATACTTTTTCGGCCATAGCCTTTTTCCCTGAAAGTGCAAATGTCTCTCCTGCCCTTTTAAGCGCAAATCCAGCATACTCATCTGCCGGATATAAGTTGTACAAAGTAATAAACCCTTCCCTCGCCTTTA harbors:
- a CDS encoding sigma-54-dependent Fis family transcriptional regulator, giving the protein MGQTILLADDDYEMRYAMSETLRRCGYTVEVAACGDEAIQKISLRKFDMVITDVRMANGDGVTVLKEVKRRSPDVPIVLITAYGTIDNAVEAMKLGAFDYIMKPFSVDALEDLVRRGIESARVINNNSNEEGRTAGIVTKDPGMLRLLKTAEEIAFSDVTVLIEGESGTGKEMLARFIHRRSYRAECPFVAINCAAIPDGLLESELFGHEKGAFTGAVSKRNGKFIQANTGTILLDEVGEMSLPLQAKLLRVLQERQVDTIGGREPVYVDIRVIATTNRSLKKEVEEGRFREDLYYRLNVFPMLLPPLRDRKVDIPELTDHFIKKHQDKRLRGNKDLVTKVAGEARDLLVNHDWKGNIRELENIIERAILIAEGDTLLPGHMMIDDSRENQNAPSSISAGMSVREMETALILKTLEEVNWNRTRAAKLLNIGVRTLRNKLSEYREEGIIL
- a CDS encoding tetratricopeptide repeat protein, yielding MLYTTPAVFSTPDKLIVTWTESVSGAGEKEFVEALREFKKSNYKASLKQFEQLVINYPESEAASIASLYTGSIYHWFAIQDKNKDEKMLMSGIRSFQLGIRTCPLKEKGKIPEMLLELGKTYLDLHMFAEAEGSFNRVVKEYPSTDYAENGQYLLAITNINKGAYNEALSDLNLLMFKYKKGMERDRVFLTGKTLLSLNEFGDAKKYFDEGVRKWPGYVKGNPKILHDYSECQFQNGEVVKAREGFITLYNLYPADEYAGFALKRAGETFALSGKKAMAEKVFLDVINYFHDSNEAFESMLALGDIKFQVNSAGNNNAISPSKSAFTSYQDSLKYYKDVETLSGNDLLINMSRLKRARVMEVQGKCQEAFDVYSELIGHPDKSLSNEASVFLSTSIERIGTQIRDRLDRGDKQGVLMLYHACYKNYLPHIKDEGLLMEIALMHEGLHLNKYAHMIYDRIIEINGSRKEQALFNSGSLFGRTGEDRKSVDQLGRFISEYPKSGKVNEARAMSGYGLYNLKEYDKAGNHFYKVMRDAPYRYPDVYLKLATILLNSAQNEDSIAVLRDMLGGVRKQANSDAISQGYILLGNAYYGMQRYQEAMDAYRAGIVDTNLKEDSDSVEFMIGDCLLRLGRSGEAKKVFSGLTEGTNKLIKQASEERLKDIVFGAEGL